One stretch of Pyrenophora tritici-repentis strain M4 chromosome 4, whole genome shotgun sequence DNA includes these proteins:
- a CDS encoding ankyrin repeat domain containing protein: MYGLPNCVMRSAELQQETTETIAGATGGMFLLAKLYLTSLKRKRSSNAVRGTLRKISQRYSLSDNSSGQSEVYDSAYQITMERIEQQGDEQAQLAKEVIAWVTFVKNTIRASGLRGTLGILVGDTVFDEGNCPDIEDMISACAGLVTVDPETNLVRLAHYTTYEYFVRSQHHWFPDPHGMILDACLTILSLEVFAKEMNKEERDSIVLELPLHSYAAHNWGVPCSPGDRYSVTKYGPMGHFANNAVTPLHLAAYLGLEDAIEVLSQEKDVIMNVRDYLGRTPLMIAVQNSHDHVVEQLIGYGACIQVHCGLIYGHKKDCDDSVIELESRGRHWSDSRHTVDVKPLSRDCSKKTFQLTRMTTDTALHYYPINRGADPDIEDVDGNIPWSVAVEKDYTEGIELLKRQEEHPKADEPG; this comes from the exons ATGTACGGGCTACCGAACTGTGTTATGCGCAGTGCTGAACTGCAGCAAGAAACCACAGAAACCATAGCTGGAGCAACCGGTGGAAT GTTCCTACTAGCCAAGCTCTATCTTACTTCGCTCAAGAGGAAGCGATCATCAAACGCGGTTCGAGGAACCCTCAGAAAGATATCTCAACGATACTCGCTATCGGATAACTCTTCTGGACAGTCAGAGGTCTACGATAGCGCTTACCAAATCACGATGGAACGCATCGAGCAACAGGGTGACGAGCAAGCGCAACTAGCCAAGGAGGTCATAGCCTGGGTTACCTTTGTGAAAAATACAATCAGAGCCTCGGGACTTCGTGGAACTCTAGGAATCCTGGTAGGAGATACTGTCTTTGACGAAGGAAATTGTCCAGATATCGAAGACATGATCTCGGCTTGCGCTGGGCTGGTCACGGTCGACCCTGAAACGAACCTGGTTCGGCTTGCTCATTACACAACATATGAGTATTTTGTCAGAAGTCAGCATCACTGGTTCCCAGATCCACATGGCATGATACTAGACGCTTGCCTCACCATACTATCGCTAGAAGTGTTCGCTAAAGAGATGAACAAAGAGGAAAGAGATTCCATCGTCTTGGAGCTTCCGCTACATAGCTACGCTGCTCATAATTGGGGGGTACCATGCTCACCAGGGGACCGATACAGTGTTACGAA ATATGGTCCGATGGGACACTTCGCCAACAATGCTGTTACCCCTCTCCATTTGGCCGCATACCTTGGACTCGAGGATGCAATAGAGGTTCTGAGTCAAGAAAAAGATGTTATTATGAACGTGAGAGATTACCTCGGAAGAACCCCTCTCATGATCGCTGTGCAGAACAGTCATGACCACGTCGTCGAGCAACTGATTGGATATGGCGCATGTATTCAGGTTCATTGCGGACTCATTTATGGGCACAAGAAAGACTGCGATGATTCTGTTATCGAGCTAGAGAGTCGTGGTAGGCATTGGAGCGACTCCAGGCATACTGTGGACGTAAAGCCATTGTCGAGAGATTGCTCGAAAAAGACATTTCAGTTGACGCGAATGACCACAGACACGGCACTCCATT ATTACCCGATAAACCGAGGCGCAGATCCAGATATTGAAGATGTTGATGGCAATATACCCTGGTCGGTAGCTGTCGAAAAAGACTACACAGAGGGCATTGAACTACTCAAGCGACAAGAGGAGCACCCCAAAGCAGATGAACCAGGGTGA